A DNA window from Bacteroidales bacterium contains the following coding sequences:
- a CDS encoding class I SAM-dependent methyltransferase, translating into MRKLIKDFYKFLSPRWQNLFMEYKVNFKPRYGYGQPAHVLLYDIINKNRSLYTDILNEAVKNKHVFQNIKKKNHETNSIEPIYNNGFLPGLDIIGIYSIIQKYKPNTYVEVGSGNSTKVAYKSIIDNNLKTEIISIDPHPRAEIDKIATKIIREPFENINFDFIFSLKENDILFIDNSHRILPNSDSMVFYLEVLPKLPKGVIVHIHDIYLPYDYPQFMCDRFYSEQYGLAMYLLANCSKYQPILPNYFISEDKDLSSILNPIWQHHNLENVERHGGSFWLKIKQ; encoded by the coding sequence ATTTGTTCATGGAATACAAAGTAAATTTTAAGCCACGATATGGGTATGGACAACCTGCCCATGTCTTACTTTATGACATAATTAATAAAAATCGTTCTCTTTATACAGATATTTTAAATGAAGCGGTTAAAAACAAGCATGTATTTCAAAATATAAAAAAGAAAAATCATGAAACAAATAGCATTGAGCCAATATATAATAATGGTTTTTTACCGGGTTTAGATATCATTGGAATTTACTCGATTATACAGAAGTATAAACCGAACACTTATGTAGAAGTTGGCTCAGGAAATTCTACTAAAGTTGCATATAAATCAATAATTGATAATAATCTAAAAACAGAGATTATTTCTATCGATCCCCATCCTCGTGCTGAAATTGATAAAATAGCTACTAAAATAATCAGAGAACCATTTGAGAATATAAACTTTGATTTTATTTTTTCCCTTAAAGAAAATGATATTTTATTTATAGACAATTCTCATCGAATTTTGCCTAACTCAGATTCTATGGTGTTTTACCTAGAGGTTTTGCCTAAATTACCTAAGGGTGTTATTGTTCACATTCATGATATCTATTTACCTTACGATTATCCTCAATTTATGTGCGATAGATTTTATTCAGAACAGTATGGATTAGCTATGTATTTGCTTGCAAATTGTAGTAAATATCAACCTATTTTGCCAAATTATTTTATTTCGGAGGATAAGGATTTGAGTTCAATTTTAAATCCGATATGGCAACATCATAATTTGGAAAATGTAGAAAGGCATGGTGGTTCTTTTTGGTTGAAAATTAAACAATAG